GGCCGCGACGCCGGCGTGGCGATGCTGGCGCTGCTGCTCGCCTTCAAGCTGCTGGAGATGCACGCCAAGCGCGACCTGTACGTGGTGCTGTTCCTCAGCTTCTTCCTGATGCTGACGAATTTCTTCTACTCGCAGAGCATGCTGACGGGGCTGGCGATGGCCGCCACGGTCGTGGTGCTGCTGGCGGCGCAGATCACGTTCCAGTACACGGGCATCGTGCCGCCGCTGGGCCAGCGCCTGCGGCTGGCCGGCCGGATGTTCCTGCTCGCCGCGCCGCTGGCGGCGGCGCTGTTCGTGCTGTTCCCCCGCGTCGAAGGGCCGCTGTGGGGCATGCCGACCGACACGCCCGGCCCGAGCAGCGGCATCTCCGACACGATGGCGCCCGGCACGATGACGAACCTGGCGCTGTCGGAAGATGTGGCGTTCCGCGCGCGCTTCGATGGCGCGGCGCCGGCGCAGCGGCGGCTGTACTGGCGCGGCGTGGTGCTGAGCCACTACGACGGCCGCACCTGGACCCGCATCGGCGGCCGCCTGTACCGCCGCGACGGCGACGCGATGACCCTGCGCGTGACCGGCAAGCCCGCCCCCTACGAGGTGACGCTGGAGCCCAGCGCGCGGCGCTGGCTGTTCACGCTGGAGCTGACGCCGCCGGCCCTGGACGTGCCCGGCGAACGGGTCGGCGTGACCGACGAACTGGAGAGCTTCACGGTGCGTCCGCTGCACCGGCGCGTGCGCTACCGTGCCGCCGCCTATCCCGAGTACGCGGTGCAGCCGGCGCTCGATGCGGCATTGACGGGCAAGTGGCTGCAATTGCCGCCCGGCTTCAACCCGGCCGCTTACGAACTGGGCCGCACGCTGCGCAGGGATGCCGGCGTCGACGACGGCCGCGTGATCGCGCGGGTGCTGGCCATGTTCCGCAAGGAACGCTTCGCCTACACGCTGCAGCCCCCGCTGCTGGGGCGCAATGCCGTCGACGAGTTCCTGTTCGTCACCCGGCAGGGCTTCTGCGAACACTACGCCGGCGCCTTCGTCGTGCTGATGCGGGCCGCCGGCATTCCGGCACGCGTGGTAACGGGCTACCAGGGCGGCGAACTCAACCCCGTCGACCGCTACATGACGGTGCGGCAATCCGATGCCCATGCGTGGGCCGAGGTGTGGCTGGCCCACCGGGGCTGGGTGCGGATCGATCCCACGGCCGCGGTGGCGCCCGACCGGGTGACGCTGGGCCTGCGCGGCGCGCTGCCGCAACAGTCGCCGTTCGGACTGGCCGCTTTGCGCAGCGACAAGGATTCGTGGTTTTCGCAACTCCGCTTCCGGTTCAATGCAGCAAATAATGCCTGGAATCAATGGGTGCTGGATTACAATCCTGAACGGCAAAGAAATTTCCTTGCGGAACTAACCGGATGGGTGGTCGACTGGCGCGCCCTTGCCGCCGTGCCCGCGCTGCTGGCGCTGGCCTGGCTGTGGCGCCAGCTTCGTGCGCGGCACCGCCGCGATCCCGTGCAGACTGCGTGGGAGCGGTTCTGCGTGTTGCTGGCGCGGCGTGGCGTGCGGCGCGCGCCCGACGAGGGACCGCACAGCCTCGCGTGCCGTGTGGCGGCGTTGCCGCTGCCGGACGACAAGAAAGCGGCGATGGCCGAATTTCTGGCACTGTATGCCGCGCTGCGCTACCGCGCGCTGGATGACGATGAACGAACCCGGTCGGCTCGCCGGCTGGCCAAACTGCTGAGCCTGTCACGATGAATGTCATGAACAACAAGACCCTGCTTACCCTGCTGCTGGCGGCAAGCGTCGCCGCCACGAGCCTGTTCCCGTCCCAGTTGCTGGCCGCGCCCGCTGAAACGGCCAAGGCGAAAAAAGCCAAGGCCGCAACGAAAGGAAAGAAAAAGCCGGCCAGGAAGGCCGTTTCCGCCCCCGTAAGCGACTACTACACAGGCGAATTCGTCAATTTCAACCAGTGGAAGGAAGTCCAGCAATTCACGGACGAGATGGCGACGAAGCACGGCTT
Above is a window of Pseudoduganella dura DNA encoding:
- a CDS encoding transglutaminase TgpA family protein; this translates as MMGAGPLTRDKQDTLLLVAAALLVIAPHFAHLPWWIIGTVCVTLLWRVLLTWRGRRLPSAWLLLPVALIAMGGVFRSFGTLLGRDAGVAMLALLLAFKLLEMHAKRDLYVVLFLSFFLMLTNFFYSQSMLTGLAMAATVVVLLAAQITFQYTGIVPPLGQRLRLAGRMFLLAAPLAAALFVLFPRVEGPLWGMPTDTPGPSSGISDTMAPGTMTNLALSEDVAFRARFDGAAPAQRRLYWRGVVLSHYDGRTWTRIGGRLYRRDGDAMTLRVTGKPAPYEVTLEPSARRWLFTLELTPPALDVPGERVGVTDELESFTVRPLHRRVRYRAAAYPEYAVQPALDAALTGKWLQLPPGFNPAAYELGRTLRRDAGVDDGRVIARVLAMFRKERFAYTLQPPLLGRNAVDEFLFVTRQGFCEHYAGAFVVLMRAAGIPARVVTGYQGGELNPVDRYMTVRQSDAHAWAEVWLAHRGWVRIDPTAAVAPDRVTLGLRGALPQQSPFGLAALRSDKDSWFSQLRFRFNAANNAWNQWVLDYNPERQRNFLAELTGWVVDWRALAAVPALLALAWLWRQLRARHRRDPVQTAWERFCVLLARRGVRRAPDEGPHSLACRVAALPLPDDKKAAMAEFLALYAALRYRALDDDERTRSARRLAKLLSLSR